The genomic segment GAACTTTCTTTTCTAGAGACCCTATGGTCATAATCATGTTATTTCCTGTAAAAAGTTCGGAGCCCGCCATTATTACAAGACTTAAGGCAATCCCAAAGGAAGCTCCCATAATAGTTTTCGTTGCCGGTGACTCAGCCGCTGCAAATGATCCTCCAATAGTAAATATCAATAAAATCCCAAATCCCACATAAGCACCAGCTAGGGCCGCTGCAGTGAGGTACCTCATTTTACTTTTCTTTAAAAGTTCAGATTTTTTTACCGCCGATATTGAAACTTTGTTAATTTCTTCACTAAACAAGACATACCACTTCCTTCTATAAAAGATACCCACATTATATCATTACAGAAAAAGAAAATATGTGACTAATATCACATATTTTCTAAAATTATTTTTTACCAACAATCTAACTTCCAGGACGTTAGTTATTAATAAAAAAGAGCACTTAAGGTAATCAATCCTTATGTGCTCTCATTTTAATATAAGATTATTTTTTAGGTCCTTTTTCTAAAATTTTTATTCCAAAATCAGGAAAATCAGTAAATAAACCATCTACATCAGCTTCAAAGTAGAATTTTTGCATTAACTCTTCTACACTAGTTACATATTTAGGGATTTCATCTTTTCTAAATGTATATGGATGAACAACAAGATTATGTTTATGTGCATCTTTTACTAAATTAGGATTAATAACTGGTTCTTTATCGTTCTTCCCATTTTCATCTATTATTTGTTGGTACCAAGGTCCAATACCATTTGCATATTCAGCTACTTTTGCTAGTCCTTCATCCGACATCATTTTTTTATAATTTGCCCCTGGACAATCTGCTTCTTCACCAATTAGCTGGACCATTTTCATTTTTGCGCCCATTTCTGTCCTAACTTTTCTTAAGTAAGTTGGATCAAAACATTGTAAATAAATTTTTGATTCAGGCGTATCATATCCATATTTTCTAAGAACTTTTAATACCACAGATCCAATATCTTGTCCATTATCTGTATGAAATTTAGGCTCTTTTAATTCAGGGTAAATTCCTTTTTCTTGACCTGTACTTTTATTCAGCCCTTGTACAAGTTGTATCATTTCTTCTAATGTTGGAACTTCAAAATGAGCACTATTTAAAGGAAATCTATCAGGGAAAACAGGATCCTTAGACCCTTCTTTTGTACGTTCGTGCACGTTAAGTGTTTTAATTTCTCCTAGCGTGAAATCAATTACATAGTAATGTCCATCGCTTCGTTTTCTATTTGGGTAACGCTTTGCTACATCTGTTGTCGTATCTAACATATTATCATGCATTATTACTGGAACACCATCTTTAGATAAACAAACATCACTCTCTATGTAATCTGCCCCTAGTCCATAAGCTAAAGCATAGGACTCTAAAGTATGTTCAGGTAAATATCCAGAAGCACCCCTATGTCCAATCACTATTTTATTGCTTTTATTTTTTGTTGAAACAGTTGTGGTATTACTTGCTACTGGAGGAGACTGTTTAGACTTCTGTCTACATCCTGCGAATAATCCTGCTGTTATGGTAAGTGTACATGCTAGAGCAATTAGTTTTTTTTCGTTCTTCATGTTATATCCCCCTTGTATAATCTAGTTATACGTTTTCAAATCTTGTAGATGTGATAACGTTTTCTGTTAGCTACCAAATTGATTATAACTAAACTAAACGAAGAATTCAAGAAAAAAACAGGAAATTTTCTAGCATTTTCATATTTTATCACTAACTTTAAATTAACAGCGTATTTTACATAAATGTAAAAACAAGTTACCCGACGAATATTTATGAGGGAAGAACAACTGAATTCGCTACATCATCCATTATTTTGCTTTGCATTAATTTGGTTATTATGGTAATATAACATTAAATAATTAAGGGCGGAGAAAAGAGAGCCTTAATGTATGGGTATTTCATACCTATTAATTAAGGTTCTCTTTTTATTCGCATTTAGGAGGTAAGATAATGTTTGACGTAACTATTATTGGCGCTGGTATTGTTGGATGCTCAGTATCAAGAGAACTATCTAAATATAATTTAAAAACATGTGTTATTGAAAAATCTAGTGATGTTGCTTCTGGTACAACAAAAGCAAATAGTGCAATAGTACATGCAGGGTATGATGCTAATCCAAGTACTATTAAGGGAAAATTAAACGCAAAAGGTAATGAAATGTATACAAAGCTTGCAAAGGAATTAGATTTCCCATTTAAGAGGAATGGATCATTGGTTCTGTGCTTCGACGAGAAACACATGAATGATCTTAAAGAATTACTAGAACAAGGCGAAAAAAATGGAGTACCTAATTTAGCTATTCTTGATGGAGATCAAGTTAGAGAAATGGAACCTAATGTAACATTGAGCTGTGTCGGTGCCTTATATGCTCCAACAGGAGGAATTGTTTGCCCATATGAAATGACTATTGCTATGGCTGAAAACGCATACACCAATGGCGTGGAATTTGAATTTGGAACTGAGGTCCTTAATATAGAAAAAAAACAAAGTTGTTACGTTATAAAAACTAATAAAGGCGACATTGAAACAAAAGTAGTAATAAATGCAGCCGGTTTATTTTCGGATGAAATTAATAATATGGTAAGCAATAATAAATTTAAAATACTTCCCAAGCTAGGAGAATATGTCTTATTTGATAAAGCTTGCGGAGATTTAGTTACAAAAACTATTTTTCAACTTCCAACTAAACTTGGAAAAGGAGTTTTAGTTACCCCTACTGTTGATGGTAACCTTCTAATTGGACCTAATGCTGTAGATCAAGATAACAAAGCTGATCTTAGTACAACTCGTGAAGGCATCGATGATATCGTTTTAAATGCTCAATTAAGTATCCAAATGCCACTTCCTATGAATATGGTTATAACTTCTTTTGCAGGGAATAGATCAAAATGCGAGGGAAATGATTTTATAATTGGGGAAGCAGAAGACGCTAAGAACTTTATTAATGTAGCAGCAATTGATTCTCCAGGTTTAACTAGTGCTCCAAGTATTGCTGCAATGGTAGCTGATATAGTAACAGAAAAATTAGCACCGCAGGAAAATGTAAAATTCAACCCTATACGAAAAGGTACAAGAAAATTTAGAGAAATGTCAAACGATGAGCGAAAAAAAATAATCAAGGAAATACCTGAATATGGAACAATTGTTTGTAGGTGTGAAACTGTAACAGAAGGTGAAATTATAGACTCTATAAGAAGACCTCTTGGAGCAAAAACACTTGATGGAGTTAAAAGAAGGACAAGAGCTGGAATGGGGAGATGCCAATCGGGCTTTTGTGCAACAAAAGTTGTAGATATTCTTTCAAGAGAACTTAATATACCACGATGCGCCATTACAAAATCAGGCGAAAATTCTATACTGCTCACTGGCAAAAATAAACAATCTTTATAAATTGGAGGAATATATATGCAAGAATATGATTTAATCATAATTGGTGGAGGTCCAGCAGGCCTTGCAGCTGCAGTTTCTGCAAAGGATCAAGGGATAAACAGCATTTTAATTATAGAAAGAGATAATCAATTAGGTGGTATTCTCAATCAATGTATTCATAATGGTTTTGGTCTTCACACCTTTAAAGAAGAACTTACTGGTCCTGAGTATTCACAACGGTTTATTGACAAGGTTATTGCACTTAATATCGAGTATAAACTAAATACCATGGTTCTAGATGTAAATGATAGTAAACAAGTTACTGCTGTAAATACAGAAGATGGTATATTGGAGCTTCAGGCAAAAGCAATTATACTTGCAATGGGATGCAGAGAAAGACCAAGAGGCGCTTTAAACATACCAGGTGCAAGATGCGCAGGTATTTATACAGCTGGAACAGCTCAAAAATATGTTAATGTTGAGGGTCTAATGCCAGGAAAAGAAGTAGTAATACTTGGTTCTGGAGATATCGGACTTATAATGGCAAGACGAATGACCCTCGAAGGTGCAAATGTAAAGGCTTGTGTAGAACTAATGCCTCATTCAAGTGGACTTAAGAGAAATATTGTACAATGCTTAGACGATTTTAATATTCCTTTAAAATTAAGCCACACTATAACAAATATACATGGGCATGATAGACTTTGCGGAGTTACTATAGCTCAAGTTGATGACCATAGAAAACCAATTAAGGGAACTGAGGAATACATTGCTTGTGATACATTACTTTTATCTGTTGGCCTTCTACCCGAAAATGAACTTTCTAGAAAAGCTAATGTTAAACTTTCCAGAGTTACTGGGGGTCCTGAGGTAGATGAAAGCATGCAGACGAGCATTTCTGGAATATTTACCTGTGGCAATGTGCTTCACGTTCATGATTTAGTAGATAATGTAACCACTGAAAGCTACACTGCTGGTAGAAATGCTTCTGATTACATAAAAGGAATTTACCATGCCGGAAAGAGTATTGAGATCTTCGCGACAGACGGAGTTAGGTATACAGTACCAAGTACTATCAATCCTGAAAATATCGATAACATAATAGATGTTAGATTTAGGGTTGGTGAGGTACATAAATCTGCTTATATATCTGTTTATTTTGATGATGTGCGCGAAATGCATTTAAAGAAAAAGATTCTTACACCAGGCGAAATGGAAAGCGTTAAATTAACTAAAGCAGTTTTTGATAAATATAGTAACTGTAAAAAGATTACCATAAAGGTAGAAAAGGAGTAGTTAACTATGAGTACAAGGGAATTAACATGCATAGGCTGTCCAATAGGTTGTGCTCTTGTGGTAGCGCTTGAGGGCAAAGAAGTTATTAGCGTTAAAGGAAATACCTGTAAGATTGGAGAAACCTACGGCAAGAAAGAATGCACTAATCCAACAAGAGTCGTTACATCCTCTGTTTTAGTTTCAGGTGGAGAAAATGAGATACTTCCTGTTAAAACTGAGAGAGATATTCCAAAGGACCTGATTTATGACTGCGTAAGAGCATTAAAAAATGTTATAGTAAAAGCTCCTATTTCTATAGGTGATGTGGTTCTAGAAAACGTACTTGACACAGGCGTAAATATTATAGCAACTAAGGATATTGGAGCTGCATAGTGGTATTAACTCAAGGCAGTTAGATGGAGGAAATTCACGGTATTAATAAATGTAATACCGTGTTTCTATAAAATTCAAGTAACCGATTATTAATAAAATTAAAAACGAAAGGATGATGAAAACGTGTGGAATTTATTTAATTTTTTAAAACCTGCTGCACCTATCGAGAGATTACCAAAAGAAAAAATTGACCCAGCTTACAAAAAATATCGTTTACAAGTATTTATAAGTATATATATTGGTTATATGGGTTATTACTTTGTTAGAAGTAACTTTTCATTAGCTAAGATGTATCTCATTCAAGAGGGCTTTACAAAAACACAACTTGGTTTTGTTGCATCTGCGCTAGGAATGGCTTATGGTGTCAGTAAATTTGTTATGGGTAACGTATCAGATCGATCCAATGCGAGGTATTTTTTAGGTATTGGTTTAATTTTGTCTGGTATTACAAATTTATTTTTCCCAATTACCTCAAGTCTTACAATAATGTTTATGTTGATGCTTGTGAATGGTTGGGTTCAAGGTATGGGTTGGCCACCATGTGGAAGAATCATGACCCACTGGTTTTCTGATAAAGAACGTGGAGTTAAAATGTCTATTTGGAATACCGCACATAATGTTGGTGGTGGATTTATAGCTACCATTGCTCTTATTGGTGTTCATATGTTCGGAGGCTGGAAAGGAATTTTCTATTTGCCAGGTATTATTGCAATCGTAATTGGAACTTTGTATATGGTTTTTGCAAAAGATACACCTCAATCTGTAGGACTTCCTCCTATAGAAGAATATAAAAATGATTACCCTGCTGTAAAAGTAGAAAATAGAGAAAAAGAAATGACTGGAAAAGAAATACTATTTAAATATGTACTCAATAATAAATATATATGGTTTATTGCTCTTGCAAATGTGTTTGTATATTTAGTACGATATGGTGTCATTAATTGGGCTCCATTATACTTACAAGAAGTAAAGGGTTTTAATATTAAAGAATCAGCGCTTGCATTTTCTTTATTTGAATATGCCGCAATTCCTGGCACTATACTCATCGGATGGATCAGTGATAAAATATTCCATGGTCGTCGTGCACCAGTAGGCGTAGCTTGCATGGTAGGTGTTACGGTTGGTGTGTTCGTTTATTGGCAATCTTCAAGTATTTTAGCAATAAATATTACCTTAGCTTTAATAGGTGCCTTAATATATGGACCGGTTATGCTTATTGGAGTAAGTGCCTTAGATCTAGTTCCTAAAAAAGCCGCTGGAACTGCTGCTGGATTTACAGGACTCTTTGGATATCTTGGTGGGCAAGTTGCAGCTGAAATTGTACTAGGAATGATTGTAGATAAATACAACTGGGATGGGGGATTCATGCTTCTTATGATT from the Clostridium sp. CM027 genome contains:
- a CDS encoding NAD(P)/FAD-dependent oxidoreductase yields the protein MQEYDLIIIGGGPAGLAAAVSAKDQGINSILIIERDNQLGGILNQCIHNGFGLHTFKEELTGPEYSQRFIDKVIALNIEYKLNTMVLDVNDSKQVTAVNTEDGILELQAKAIILAMGCRERPRGALNIPGARCAGIYTAGTAQKYVNVEGLMPGKEVVILGSGDIGLIMARRMTLEGANVKACVELMPHSSGLKRNIVQCLDDFNIPLKLSHTITNIHGHDRLCGVTIAQVDDHRKPIKGTEEYIACDTLLLSVGLLPENELSRKANVKLSRVTGGPEVDESMQTSISGIFTCGNVLHVHDLVDNVTTESYTAGRNASDYIKGIYHAGKSIEIFATDGVRYTVPSTINPENIDNIIDVRFRVGEVHKSAYISVYFDDVREMHLKKKILTPGEMESVKLTKAVFDKYSNCKKITIKVEKE
- a CDS encoding NAD(P)/FAD-dependent oxidoreductase translates to MFDVTIIGAGIVGCSVSRELSKYNLKTCVIEKSSDVASGTTKANSAIVHAGYDANPSTIKGKLNAKGNEMYTKLAKELDFPFKRNGSLVLCFDEKHMNDLKELLEQGEKNGVPNLAILDGDQVREMEPNVTLSCVGALYAPTGGIVCPYEMTIAMAENAYTNGVEFEFGTEVLNIEKKQSCYVIKTNKGDIETKVVINAAGLFSDEINNMVSNNKFKILPKLGEYVLFDKACGDLVTKTIFQLPTKLGKGVLVTPTVDGNLLIGPNAVDQDNKADLSTTREGIDDIVLNAQLSIQMPLPMNMVITSFAGNRSKCEGNDFIIGEAEDAKNFINVAAIDSPGLTSAPSIAAMVADIVTEKLAPQENVKFNPIRKGTRKFREMSNDERKKIIKEIPEYGTIVCRCETVTEGEIIDSIRRPLGAKTLDGVKRRTRAGMGRCQSGFCATKVVDILSRELNIPRCAITKSGENSILLTGKNKQSL
- the glpT gene encoding glycerol-3-phosphate transporter — translated: MWNLFNFLKPAAPIERLPKEKIDPAYKKYRLQVFISIYIGYMGYYFVRSNFSLAKMYLIQEGFTKTQLGFVASALGMAYGVSKFVMGNVSDRSNARYFLGIGLILSGITNLFFPITSSLTIMFMLMLVNGWVQGMGWPPCGRIMTHWFSDKERGVKMSIWNTAHNVGGGFIATIALIGVHMFGGWKGIFYLPGIIAIVIGTLYMVFAKDTPQSVGLPPIEEYKNDYPAVKVENREKEMTGKEILFKYVLNNKYIWFIALANVFVYLVRYGVINWAPLYLQEVKGFNIKESALAFSLFEYAAIPGTILIGWISDKIFHGRRAPVGVACMVGVTVGVFVYWQSSSILAINITLALIGALIYGPVMLIGVSALDLVPKKAAGTAAGFTGLFGYLGGQVAAEIVLGMIVDKYNWDGGFMLLMISAVLAIVFLSLTWNVHDRSKPESEDITAV
- a CDS encoding DUF1667 domain-containing protein, producing MSTRELTCIGCPIGCALVVALEGKEVISVKGNTCKIGETYGKKECTNPTRVVTSSVLVSGGENEILPVKTERDIPKDLIYDCVRALKNVIVKAPISIGDVVLENVLDTGVNIIATKDIGAA
- the glpQ gene encoding glycerophosphodiester phosphodiesterase, yielding MKNEKKLIALACTLTITAGLFAGCRQKSKQSPPVASNTTTVSTKNKSNKIVIGHRGASGYLPEHTLESYALAYGLGADYIESDVCLSKDGVPVIMHDNMLDTTTDVAKRYPNRKRSDGHYYVIDFTLGEIKTLNVHERTKEGSKDPVFPDRFPLNSAHFEVPTLEEMIQLVQGLNKSTGQEKGIYPELKEPKFHTDNGQDIGSVVLKVLRKYGYDTPESKIYLQCFDPTYLRKVRTEMGAKMKMVQLIGEEADCPGANYKKMMSDEGLAKVAEYANGIGPWYQQIIDENGKNDKEPVINPNLVKDAHKHNLVVHPYTFRKDEIPKYVTSVEELMQKFYFEADVDGLFTDFPDFGIKILEKGPKK